Proteins encoded in a region of the Gemmatimonadota bacterium genome:
- a CDS encoding heparinase II/III family protein: MKTEHGFWAKQPMHSTANKGKAEMYNPQDIENARQNLSRYSWAQEIVNGWAQSVAFAMQQDRAFFETMIPELTPGTHYGQNCPNCVGKQSLMGGGLFDWHIDSPDEITCRTCGAVYPNAQYPETGVLICPRMGQQFTYYETPEEVADPENRAKHALKWLGDRPTMTSFSGHIRDCKAGWARSQALTLARLYAVTGEIGYAERAMWILDRIARVFPNYLYHSYDGSVADLPPAEVAANMGKEEAEGGPRGGRFPKGAICHAYGLHQFEDYSTLNNGFWGAGRMNVHGKGSDAGALYVLTVAYNLIRDAEYAPGRRLLDGDTERRITEDLILAGCVDMMHWNSLSNKGTAVFVLSAAVGMFLEHPQKVRHALDGFNRMLAERYHHDGFYSESPAYSAHNLSNVHELADLLHGYSDPPGYQPEKGERIEQLDMFSSGRYPLSLLSLTKMLAPGNRMPIIGDTQYDTEANLLSAEILAARLGGAYAGFLELVQGAPLSEKGGEYALWYRPYDLWAETATLPLHTEWFPGWHVGVLRGGRDDTALYLNGNEHQWTLQTSHRHQDILSLSYYAYGEELASDRGYFSGSSQQLPDGRSGQVWVKSSLSHNLVVVDEEEQNNTACGSNLELFGTAPGIEVVQASGVNVYPQCQEYRRTCAMVTTPQGQTYSVDLFRVKGGRTHQYNFHCNGSPTGMNPATPSPQAVTLGDAWDIWLENPQAIAPREPTTFTWQFRNVNLDLMLLNVPDRIILADVPGWRVGTPEELEKPAIRQIFAENRAEDGNETLASQYAAVIAPYKTGNSPLPDARLLADDPDTGVLAIEVKLPDRTDYIISTKDQKERQFGPVTAAAQFAFVSVNDQGVQGYLLNGTVLTYGNLKISLTEAITTLRVQSVEKSVIHLAEPLQNPQAVIGSYLLAGESPQTGFEIASATENAITVRDYPAITCDKIRILNSVWAHIAP, translated from the coding sequence ATGAAGACAGAGCATGGATTTTGGGCAAAACAGCCGATGCACTCTACGGCAAATAAGGGAAAGGCCGAAATGTACAACCCCCAGGATATTGAAAACGCCCGGCAAAATCTATCTCGCTACAGCTGGGCACAGGAAATCGTGAATGGCTGGGCACAAAGCGTCGCATTTGCCATGCAACAAGATCGAGCGTTTTTCGAAACAATGATCCCCGAATTGACTCCCGGCACGCATTACGGTCAGAACTGTCCGAACTGCGTGGGCAAGCAATCGCTAATGGGCGGCGGACTCTTTGACTGGCACATTGACAGCCCGGATGAAATTACCTGTCGCACCTGTGGCGCAGTTTACCCCAACGCGCAGTACCCGGAGACCGGCGTACTGATATGCCCGCGGATGGGGCAACAGTTCACCTATTACGAAACGCCCGAAGAAGTAGCCGACCCCGAAAATCGCGCAAAGCACGCGCTCAAATGGTTGGGGGACCGCCCCACAATGACGAGTTTTAGCGGTCATATTCGAGATTGCAAAGCAGGCTGGGCACGAAGTCAGGCATTGACACTCGCCAGGCTATACGCAGTAACAGGTGAAATTGGATACGCGGAGCGCGCCATGTGGATCCTCGACCGAATCGCCCGGGTATTCCCAAACTATCTCTACCATTCCTACGACGGAAGCGTCGCGGACTTGCCGCCTGCAGAGGTAGCGGCCAACATGGGTAAAGAAGAGGCCGAGGGTGGCCCTCGCGGCGGACGCTTTCCAAAAGGCGCGATCTGCCACGCTTACGGTTTGCACCAATTTGAGGATTACTCGACCCTGAATAACGGATTCTGGGGCGCGGGCCGCATGAACGTCCACGGAAAGGGAAGCGATGCCGGGGCGCTATATGTATTAACCGTTGCCTACAATCTGATCCGCGATGCAGAGTATGCACCTGGCCGCCGATTGCTGGACGGAGATACGGAGCGACGGATAACAGAGGACCTGATCCTCGCCGGATGTGTGGACATGATGCACTGGAATTCTCTCAGCAACAAGGGCACAGCGGTTTTCGTACTAAGCGCGGCGGTAGGAATGTTTCTGGAACACCCCCAGAAGGTGCGACACGCGCTGGATGGCTTCAATCGGATGCTGGCGGAGCGGTATCATCACGATGGTTTTTACTCGGAATCGCCAGCCTATTCTGCTCACAACCTTTCCAACGTACATGAACTGGCCGACTTGCTACACGGATATAGCGATCCCCCCGGTTATCAGCCAGAAAAAGGCGAGCGGATCGAGCAGTTAGACATGTTTTCAAGCGGGCGTTACCCCCTCTCTCTACTATCTCTAACAAAAATGCTCGCCCCCGGCAACCGCATGCCAATAATTGGCGACACGCAGTACGATACCGAAGCAAACCTTCTCTCCGCTGAAATTCTCGCCGCTCGCCTCGGTGGCGCGTACGCCGGTTTTCTGGAACTCGTTCAGGGAGCGCCTTTATCCGAAAAAGGCGGAGAATACGCGCTGTGGTACCGCCCCTATGATCTATGGGCAGAGACAGCGACACTACCCCTGCATACCGAGTGGTTCCCCGGCTGGCATGTGGGCGTCTTGCGCGGCGGTCGAGATGACACCGCGCTTTATTTAAACGGCAATGAGCACCAGTGGACCTTGCAAACCAGTCACCGGCATCAAGATATCTTGAGCCTGAGCTATTACGCCTATGGGGAGGAACTCGCCTCGGACCGCGGTTATTTTTCCGGTAGTAGCCAGCAACTCCCAGACGGCCGCAGCGGACAAGTTTGGGTAAAAAGCAGTCTATCGCACAACCTGGTAGTAGTCGATGAAGAAGAGCAAAACAACACGGCTTGCGGTTCCAACCTGGAATTATTTGGCACAGCACCAGGCATCGAAGTCGTACAGGCCTCGGGCGTGAATGTGTACCCCCAGTGTCAGGAATATCGACGCACCTGCGCAATGGTGACAACGCCGCAGGGACAAACCTATAGTGTGGATCTTTTCAGGGTCAAAGGCGGTCGAACCCACCAGTACAATTTTCACTGCAATGGCTCACCAACAGGCATGAACCCGGCAACGCCATCGCCGCAGGCAGTAACATTGGGAGACGCCTGGGATATATGGCTCGAAAATCCGCAGGCGATTGCACCCCGGGAACCGACCACATTTACATGGCAATTTCGGAATGTGAATCTGGATCTGATGCTGTTAAATGTACCAGACCGCATTATTCTCGCAGATGTGCCCGGCTGGCGGGTTGGAACACCTGAGGAACTGGAAAAACCCGCGATCAGACAAATTTTCGCAGAAAACCGCGCCGAGGATGGCAATGAGACACTTGCAAGCCAGTACGCCGCCGTAATTGCGCCCTACAAAACCGGAAATTCTCCACTACCTGACGCGCGGTTGCTCGCAGATGATCCAGACACCGGTGTTCTCGCAATTGAAGTAAAACTACCGGACCGCACCGATTATATTATCTCGACAAAGGACCAAAAAGAGCGACAATTCGGCCCCGTAACCGCTGCCGCGCAATTTGCATTTGTATCGGTAAATGATCAAGGCGTACAGGGCTATTTGCTGAATGGCACAGTATTGACATATGGCAATCTAAAAATTTCACTAACAGAAGCGATTACCACTCTTAGGGTACAGTCGGTGGAAAAAAGTGTAATTCATCTCGCAGAACCATTACAAAACCCACAGGCAGTCATCGGCTCTTATTTACTCGCCGGAGAGTCACCCCAGACCGGTTTTGAAATTGCATCGGCCACAGAAAACGCGATTACCGTGCGGGACTATCCCGCGATTACTTGCGACAAAATCAGAATCTTAAATTCCGTCTGGGCGCATATTGCACCTTAA
- a CDS encoding amidohydrolase family protein, which translates to MRIDSHVHVWTMGTPPFTHNDDMTTQRPDYPGLVENLIKYMDLNKINRTVLIQCMYHGYDNRYMCDCLRRFPDRLHGVALIDPLKPDAPETLARLHRDHGVQGMRLYPIKDRDASWLSDPGQHALWETAQRLGVPFTWFGRCHQIPLLEPILRQFPEVNVIVDHLGEPILSEGLDGSFGILLAAAKYPNLFVKATRIDGISEQPWPHEDVYPYVRAVYEAFGPERMLGCTGFPENPQRGEAVGFRVVEAMDFLSDEDRAWILGKTADALYGK; encoded by the coding sequence GTGCGAATCGATTCTCACGTACACGTATGGACAATGGGGACACCGCCGTTTACCCATAACGATGACATGACCACGCAACGGCCCGATTATCCGGGATTGGTGGAAAATCTCATCAAGTATATGGATCTCAATAAAATCAATCGCACCGTGCTGATCCAGTGCATGTATCACGGATATGACAATCGCTATATGTGCGATTGTTTGAGGCGATTTCCAGATCGCCTGCACGGAGTGGCACTGATTGATCCCCTGAAACCCGACGCGCCCGAAACACTGGCGCGTCTGCACCGGGATCACGGGGTGCAGGGAATGCGATTGTATCCAATTAAAGATCGAGATGCGTCGTGGTTGTCAGATCCTGGGCAGCATGCGCTTTGGGAGACGGCACAAAGACTGGGTGTGCCCTTTACATGGTTTGGACGCTGCCATCAGATTCCACTGCTGGAACCGATATTGCGGCAATTTCCCGAGGTAAATGTAATAGTAGATCATCTGGGCGAGCCGATCCTGTCCGAAGGGCTGGACGGCAGTTTCGGCATCTTGCTGGCAGCGGCAAAATATCCCAATCTCTTTGTTAAAGCGACCCGGATTGATGGGATTTCCGAGCAACCCTGGCCACACGAAGATGTGTATCCCTATGTCAGAGCCGTGTACGAGGCTTTTGGGCCTGAACGGATGCTGGGATGCACGGGATTTCCGGAGAATCCGCAACGCGGGGAGGCCGTTGGTTTTCGCGTGGTTGAAGCGATGGATTTTCTGTCGGATGAAGACAGAGCATGGATTTTGGGCAAAACAGCCGATGCACTCTACGGCAAATAA
- a CDS encoding polysaccharide deacetylase family protein, translating to MKKVYVLLTMDCETARSDVTPHARRMSGSGPADYRESERSIYFYVETAKTYGFPVTLFAHPEVALENADLLQTLQDQGACLGLHLHPYKLRGGRYKYDLGAYSARTQRKIIQEAMEIWASALGKVPRYFRAGYFSANDCTFDVLRELGFVGGSLSNPGRVLPAHCSVWAGAESYPHRAHLGFRLIRGNSDFINVPVSAAFGRPVAQGHAGEQGYEWSYVPHTYDHRAIIRDVLNRFRTENPRFGTLVTDSHNDQDYSDPVHPARQNLELILRSIGDFCGQMEMIPVGITLDALCELVLADGDA from the coding sequence TTGAAAAAAGTTTATGTATTGTTGACAATGGACTGCGAGACGGCCAGATCCGACGTGACCCCACATGCGAGGCGAATGTCGGGCAGTGGCCCTGCGGATTACCGGGAGAGTGAAAGATCGATCTATTTTTACGTTGAGACGGCAAAGACGTACGGATTTCCGGTCACGCTTTTTGCACACCCGGAAGTAGCGCTTGAGAATGCAGATCTGCTTCAGACGCTGCAAGATCAGGGCGCGTGTTTGGGGCTGCATTTGCATCCATACAAGCTCAGAGGGGGGAGATACAAATACGATCTGGGCGCGTATTCTGCGCGTACACAGCGCAAGATTATTCAAGAGGCAATGGAGATATGGGCGTCTGCGCTGGGCAAGGTGCCCCGTTATTTCAGGGCGGGTTATTTCTCGGCCAATGATTGCACATTCGACGTACTGCGCGAACTGGGATTTGTGGGCGGCAGTCTTTCAAATCCGGGGCGGGTTCTACCCGCGCACTGCAGTGTTTGGGCCGGTGCAGAGTCCTATCCCCACCGGGCGCATCTGGGATTTCGTTTGATTCGAGGAAATAGCGACTTTATCAATGTGCCGGTATCCGCAGCATTTGGCAGGCCGGTTGCTCAGGGCCATGCGGGCGAGCAGGGTTATGAATGGTCCTATGTCCCGCACACGTACGACCACAGGGCAATTATTCGGGATGTGCTAAATCGTTTCCGAACCGAAAATCCCCGGTTCGGCACCCTTGTGACAGACAGCCATAATGACCAGGATTATTCCGACCCTGTACATCCCGCAAGGCAGAACCTGGAGTTGATACTCAGATCGATTGGGGATTTCTGCGGGCAGATGGAGATGATCCCCGTGGGAATTACGCTCGATGCCCTGTGTGAGCTTGTTCTGGCGGATGGGGATGCGTAG
- a CDS encoding amidohydrolase family protein — protein sequence MIDAHLHLTHNGRSVEETITHIEAIGAEKAVMLPIEDGDDEFGWMTEDIVKAHRDYPDTIIPFCHVDVTREDAVTELEKRAASGIFKGYGEQKQHLRLDDPRLEKVLAICNELNWPVTWHFQEGERGYNQGIEHLEVLLKKFPNIKFIGHAQSWWAHISADVPAPEETLYPTGAVKPGGLIDRLLADYTNMFADLSAGSGLGGLTRDEDFTAGFLARHGKKLMFATDCPCRDGKGAGLSRGACFAQLSLPFLKRMLAPNALEDILHNNAVRILNL from the coding sequence ATGATCGACGCGCATTTACACCTCACGCACAACGGCAGATCGGTTGAAGAAACCATCACACATATCGAAGCCATCGGCGCGGAAAAAGCTGTCATGCTACCCATTGAAGATGGCGACGACGAGTTTGGCTGGATGACCGAAGACATAGTCAAGGCGCATCGGGATTATCCCGATACCATCATCCCCTTCTGCCATGTAGATGTCACGCGGGAAGACGCCGTGACCGAACTGGAAAAACGCGCCGCCAGCGGCATCTTTAAGGGCTATGGCGAACAAAAACAGCACCTGCGACTGGACGATCCGCGATTGGAAAAAGTACTGGCAATCTGCAATGAATTGAACTGGCCCGTAACCTGGCATTTTCAAGAAGGCGAGCGGGGATATAACCAGGGCATTGAACACCTCGAAGTGCTCCTGAAAAAATTCCCCAATATTAAATTCATCGGCCACGCCCAATCGTGGTGGGCGCATATCAGCGCCGACGTACCCGCTCCCGAAGAGACCCTGTATCCCACAGGCGCGGTCAAACCCGGCGGCTTAATAGATCGACTATTGGCAGACTATACTAATATGTTTGCCGATTTATCCGCGGGTTCAGGTCTGGGCGGACTGACGCGAGACGAGGACTTCACCGCGGGATTCCTGGCGCGGCATGGCAAAAAATTGATGTTTGCCACAGACTGCCCATGCAGGGATGGTAAAGGTGCAGGTCTCTCCCGCGGCGCGTGTTTCGCGCAATTGAGCCTCCCATTCCTCAAACGCATGCTCGCCCCCAACGCACTGGAGGATATCTTGCACAACAATGCGGTGAGGATTTTAAACCTGTGA